tggagaaaaagacataaacgaaacataaacttctttttaaaataaatcgctgttttcttcattcgactctcTCCCTGAAAACTTCTGGCACTCGGAAAACTAAAACAGTacagtagtacaccggacggcataGCCCGGacggttggaagatacaaaaaccttcatttgacatatacaattagagtacaacattcgaaactcttttcactgttccacgtaaaaacattactacgcacaatcgcttcaaatgcgcaccatttctgaataaatacactttccactaagagtttatggcatttttacatatcggtttagaaatttgtatATGGATACATCGTAACACATTGTTTTACTTTGACACTTCCCATgagtttttggcaaaaaaaacttgttaataaaaccaatttcatttttgttttctttgtgctgtcctccaGAAATTATGGTGAtagaaaaatagaaataaattttctgattttagtcacaaaattagttgtcaatgagaatttcgtgttggattgaaatattgctggtttgtgtacaggatattcgccaactaaactcattctctaaaaataaaaaataagtttttttcagcaaagtaaactttcaattttatctaattttttagttattttggaaattttgttgttaaaatcaactaattcaaaaacagtaatatgaattgggcgcagagctaatttcggtcgttccgtgaacaaaacgggagtaaaaataatcattttccaTTTGTCTTTTTTAAATCAATTGCAATCACGATATTAAGACTAATGAATAATTTAACGAaatagctttcggcgaaatggttttctgcAAAATGACCCTTCAAAATAACCTAAAGCATTTGGAACGTTGCTTCGTGAAAGATTTCCGATATGAATCTGTCATAATGTTATTTGAGATTTATTTCTAGTCCCTAAAGGGATCCATATCGTTGATTTTTCTCCCATATTAATCACTACTCGGCGCATTTTACTTGAACCCAAAGCAACTGAATGTTgattttatttgcattcgtttaatGCGCAGTCCGCACTGCGAACGATTCACTATActgattatttcattaagttttTTCTAAAAGGATTATttttacttccgatttgcatatataaaagaaaataaaatttaaaagtcctTTGGGAAACCCTTAGAATGGCCGATTAATTGATTTTTCTGCGTCGCTCACATTTTGGTGTATTTTTATCGAATGCGAACTACCAGCAGCATgatgatgacgcaatcgctcatatatttgaatatttcaataatctcaatatttcagtgatacaaactatcaatatgctgtatgggattcatttctggcattcagaaggaccaaattgtaaaATTCTCTACGATGTTAAACactgttcgaaacatttttctagAACGCGATGCAGCAAAATGGTAGTTAACATTCGTTTGGTGCATTATTCAAGATTTgccctaaactgatgatttttactttttaGTTGCAAAGAAAGTAACCTtaaaagttctttagataacatttagtgccaacagaaaggctgattttgtataatgttctccatcgttgtccactttccgttttcttctcttcgaatgcaaacgaccagaaccCTGATCTAAATACATTGgatgatgcaatcacttttatttgaagcaaaactcacactgcgacggcccaacagcagatatgctcacataagaactagttgttgttctTCTGCTTTGAGGTttgaggaacggaacctcacattcgccattgactgaagcaccagttgagtaatgccgggtgtagttccactaTATTGGCGTAGATGGCAcccgatgtgtctccgttctgATAATCCACGAACTCTATCTATTATGGATTCGGTCAATTTTAATGTTTCGTGGTTTTATctcttttttcactatttaaaaaatgttttcgtaataaacgtAGTAATAACCACAATCTTAAATCTTTTTCCATTCGTTTTGACTTATAGAAAAGAGCAGCTATtactaatgttttcttttgcgtAATGAAATACAAATTCACTCGCACCAGTATTTCGAATCGATATTCGAAATATCGAAAGTGCGGCATTCATACCGATGCCGCGGCGTCTCATCAGGATTTACCCTAATGCATgagaagcggcccttacacgagcattaaaaatgtcattttaaatgctcAGCCCAGAATTCGATTTTCAATATTGTTTTTCATAAAGTTTTTTTATTCGGCTCCTTTACACTTAAGTTTAACGCGGCCGTTTTACAGTAAAGTTTTTTGCTGGATCTtgtaattttcaaacaaattcaaacaaataattaccattttcaaacaaataaaaattaagtgatccTGAAAAAGGACAACAAAACTGGAATTAGATATTAGAAGTGCTATCAATAAATCATGAACGATATTCTACATTGGTTTCACCTCCATTGACTTCATACTTAATGGATACTTTTTCAAAGACCCTGATCTAAATACATTCTTCGACTTATTCCGTTCCAGAATCGGTATGCCCACCATCAATTTTACGTTCAAAGATGCGATATTTTCCTCTTTGTGGCTGTGGACCGAACTTCATCTACTGGCGATTGCTGTTCTACTATCGTCGGTATTTATTTTCCTCAGAAAGATGTCCTCGGAACGAATGCCACTACACAAACGAACTGTTCTGGTAAGTTCTGCGATAAAAATAAACGTTGTTATAAATTCTTAATTCGAATCGTTAAAGATCACCAACGGAACCGAAACGTTGTCGCAAGCCCTTCGTGACGAGCTAATAGAAAAGTATGACTGTCGAGTTGTTCTGGTGTGTGCAGAAAATCAAAAGCCGATCTCCCAGCCACGGAGCTCGGAACCGGTATTCGAGTGTGATTTAACCAATAGGCAGCAGGTGGCAGAGTTGGCTAGTATAGTTAAGGAAAAATTGGGTCTTATCGAGGTTGTGATACATCTGGAATCTTCCGTCAGTGTTGGTTGCACACCAGAACAAATAGAACATTTCGTCAGTCAGTCGTCGTATGACATTTTAGGATTCATTAATGTAAgttatgatatatttttccatGTCAACAGGTaaattcatgagtatttttttagatattAACCAAATTCGTTCCAGTTATGCTTAGCCATGGTGGTGGAAGGATTGTTTCCATTCGAAACAAGACCAAAAACAGTAAAGCACTTCTGGACAGTGAGCGTGAATATCATGATCTCGTAAAAAATGTTTCACTATCAACACAAGCTATCGCGATCAGTGGTCCAGAAAGCATCAAACTTTCAACCATCCTATGTGATCGGCTCCATCAACCACAGCAGAAGCAACAAAGAGAAAACGGACGATTACCAACAGGCACGAAACAAGCATTCAACCATAACGTGACCGATCGTGAGCTAGCTCAAAGAATCCTAAAGGGGATCGAATCGGAACAATCGATCGTGCAAGTCAGCACGCGACGCAGTTTGCTGGAACTTTGTTCCAGCGGTATCGCACAACTAGCAACCATCGGACTGGATCAGTTCCAGCGACGGAAAGCTCCGAAAATTTCAATTAAGctacaataataaaaacaaccATCCACCGATCTACACGTCACTTGATCGAAGCTATGAGTTTTCAATTCTACAACTTATCACATCATTCCGCCATCGGGAAGGAACACTTAAACAATTATTGGGCCTACGCAGCATATGATGATTCACCAAAACCAAATTCACACACATCGAAATCGACGTGAATCAACCCCGCAATTATATTCCATTGCAAGCATCTTTTCGGCACCTTAATCCTATTCCGTGGAGGAGTTATTTTTAGAAGCTTGTTAGTTTTTAACACGTCAACTTATAATATGACCTTCAACTCTACCTGATATTGATTTGTGTTCGACCGTTTTCAAAATTAGCTGCAACCAGCTTAGAATGATTTGAATAATTTAGACGATAAACACAATAAGCGCGcaaaaattgtgataaaatcgattcttacaaacttcttcttttaacatcattgctTAATCAATTCTTCCTTTACATAACCTCAAACGCGTGCACGTTTAAATGGGCACTTGTCAAAATTGAATCGAATAAATTTATTGTGAATTTAGCCAATGAACTGTTCTTATTTGATACCACAGTTCGTTAATTGTTCATTCAACCGGAACAAATTCTTTGAACCAGTAGAATCGCAACACTTGTAGATTAAGAACTAGCTGTGAAGTTTGTCGAAACGATAAAATGATCCGCATATAATTGACAATGTTTAACTAATTCCTCCATATGTATACAGCAGATcattcaaaatattattttacgtttttattttttgcttcgtcgctctaaacgacggtttgaaattttatgccCTCATCTACTTATACTTACttatattgtaattttcactggcgGTCAACAAAGATTGTGATGCGACAAGCTAGCGACAAAGTGACCGTTGagtgacgattttttttataatcagattacacggaaagaccgaaatcagcattttggggaaaaaattagttgattttttgattttagttagttattttttgaggcaacttaaaaatcttacttttgctgatttagattttttaattctcattctcttaataataaaaaatatttgttaaaatggctatttttttagttgaattcaccaattgaacgtgctgtcatttcttagctaaggcacacttcatttccattcaactgattttttagttgaattagagaaataaaacgttgtttgcaactaacataaatggttaaactggcttctgcaatttgcagctatatggcgcactgtcactagggatgtcgtaacatcgatcgattaatcgagtaatcgattaataacccagataatcgagtaatatttaatcgaatagcttaaaactaatattcgattattgagctaatcgaataatttaaaaaatcccatagtaataatcgaatgaataatcgagtaatcgattaataacccagataatcgaataaatttcaatcgattagtttaaaaattatactctattattgaataatcgagtaattcgaaatttccgacatccctaactGTCACCGaataaacgttaacaccgtaatgactactagccactagatgtcacactactaccgaaaaaaatttcagtcgcggttatcttttctatattgacaggtataaatacgatgttgtattggagaaaaagacataagcgaaacataaacttctttttgaaaacttttcctCTAaaacgctgttttcttcattcgacttcgcgaaatcgactctctcactgaaaactttgagcactcgaaaaacaaaaaccgaatacaagtagtacaccggacggcgtggcccggaaagttggaagatacaaaaaacaccatttgacatgtacaattagagtgcaacattcgaaactcacttcactgttccgcgtgaaaacattattacgcacaatcgcttcaaatgcgcacaaattctgaataaatacactttccattaacagtttacgtcatttttacatatcggtttagaaatttatgtaTGGATATattgtaacacatgcgaaaaacatctaaacaatttgcaagcaatttcaacaagactgtcctttttagctttttaatggattgttttgctttgacacttctcatgagtttttgactcataaacttgttaataaaatcaatttaatttttgttttttttgtgctaatttgtaatagataaatagaacaaaaattttcagattttacaaTGATACGTGGTATTCATCATCGTCTCTGTCTTCAAAACCACGTGCTTCACTCAAAACATTATCAATactaaccaaggatggcttttatcgtatcaatgaacgttcgctggcaactcttcaacgattgaatcagtgccatcaaaaagagttgaaaatcatcgcaacaacaaaaacccggcatgactcatttaacatagaatcgacaccagtgcgagagcgaatttctctcgatgatatttctgagaatcaaaggttggcacgccgctgtggggatcttctctgaagcaacaaacggtcgcttattctcgtttcgcgatccgattctatacaggcagttgataattgcgatagaatcattttactattgccgcttattctaactatgtgcatataatttttgtataagttgtgtctatgaaaaagtATGTGaaagctccacacaagggttttgaaatattgcaacctagtatgagaatcatcaagtcgaatcatcgattcgattttctgcgataattgtcaacttgcgattctctcttggtaaattccacacagcggcgatcattatcagactgcaattttttttaagggccgagaaatactcagagtatgaagtggagcgaaggaatgtagaaaaattctctcgtggttcatgcattgagagactcgagttcttgtagcatcttctaccgaattgaaaatgttgtatacaatatagatagcaatatagcagcttctgtgaaattttcggcaatcaccaacactgatactaactataaaaataaactactatCAAAAATTGTAAATCGTCTACTCTAGAAATTCAGTCGTCTTTAACAGATAAATACTGGccattattaccgttctcacttccactttcacattcacttcacttacatgtcacttcacttgattttccctattaccagtatcacgcatagtgaagtgatcactgtagtggaaaaaactcattttttcaacgaaatgttggtggcgtgatgttcataatgacatcaagttcatccaaatattTACCTTTGcctttgaagcgacttccgtactgAGGACCTAAACTCacatcactcgattttcaccgtgtagtgataccggttaTAAGGGCCACTTGTTCATGTTTTTAGTTTACAAACAAATAATGCTTGTCCTTTGATCCACCAGacgatttttttctctattcGCTCTATTACTTGATATAAAACTGATGTAAACTTCAGTACAATtgacagcgaaggggttaaaacaactgtccaactCCTGGAAGAGatgccaaataaaattttcaagtttGCATACCAAAATTCCTTCAATGCAagtttaaattttataattatgacgagaaaaaataaacaagaagCCCAacgcaatttcaaaagtctgtaaatttgccGATTAtatataaaagtttcaaaacaaaagaaatCGACAAATTTACATGCATTTAcgattccacaaaaaaaatgtaaGAAAGGGGCGCCATCCACAATACTGATAAtgtaaaacaaattctgagaacgaaGCATGAATCCTCCATGGGTGGTTTAATTTAAAACcctccccctgcgcacgggcctgaattGCATTAAAGTACATCGCACGGACTTCTAATATcccaaaaaaaacaacgatggcgAGGCAGCTTTATTTTCTTTAACAAGCGATACCATCTTTTTGTAGATAATATTGTACAAATAACGTCTCCATCATTGCTCCTGCGTAATAACTTTCAATAgttcagatgaattttataacaaaaaaaattgtctcaGATTTTCTTTCGCAAAAACGTTGacgagaaaataattttctctttctttctcAAGTCTTTCAAATTTCTTCTTAAACTTGACGGAAATTCCAAATTAAGAGAATAGGCGAATCACTttgcaattttctttccttacaAGAAACGTGACCGGAACATAGCATAATTCATAAATAACACTAATCACCCAgaaatttatgtcgttttcgcttgagaaaactgaaactgaccctgggtagtttcatcaaacaaccactttccacgaaactgtgttgatttcgcacttagcaacgggggtttgagcaaacctgatataaaaaccaggttcgaaactgactcgattttcagttcaaccacgttgaaactagattcgaaattggcttcaaacaaacggtttgacagcagttagagtgcaaactgggttaggtttggcatcaagcgaaaaacgacattagaaacCGGTTATTGGATCTTGATAATATTCTGAAGAGTCTTAGGACCTTTTATTCAAATCCAAATTAACGAAAATCTGCCcaaccatcttcaagaaaaatgattgcacaaaaatatttcacacacacacacattttacgttgaagacgaactgattcgaatggtatctgACACTCATCTAAAAAACATCGATTGTCCCAGCAATTGCATAATcttttgcataaaaaatcgcattacttaaaaaattcgcacaaaaacattgcataaaaaCCGTATAAAAATCGCATAGATACTTAAGTTTAAATGAAAAATGTAAGAATaacagtgaatttttatttctagaaaaatatatttattgcaGTTGTAAACTACTGCGAACTGAAACTTCAACTGTTTATGATATGATATACCCACCCTTTAAAACATATTGAAATAAACAGACGGACGAATTCAGAATGCCACTTTGCACTAatcatttttcattgaatataaCTAGGCACATTTTTTCACTCCTAGAGCACCCGCGTTATTTATGTGTCCGTGTTGTAGATTGCATATCGAAAGGCGTATTATTGCAGTTCTCAAAACATCCAAGCTCGATCCTTGGTGAATGAATACGGAAAATTGTGTGGTGATTGAGCACGGAAAACTTAGTTCCTACAGAAGAGAGGGAACTTATAATCCAGTGTCACTGGATTTGTGGCATTGTGAATTCGTTGTACTAATCACACCTAGACAAAATTATCGTCTTCCTTTCACACTTTGCTCAAGCAATACCGACTAACCTTGATTAACattattgaatttttctaccagctatatttttcatttttcatcacCAATTCTGATCAAACTTGATTTGATACGAGATATAGTACTCCAAAACATACTGTCctcaattttaggaatttt
This genomic window from Malaya genurostris strain Urasoe2022 chromosome 1, Malgen_1.1, whole genome shotgun sequence contains:
- the LOC131425768 gene encoding uncharacterized protein LOC131425768; its protein translation is MPTINFTFKDAIFSSLWLWTELHLLAIAVLLSSVFIFLRKMSSERMPLHKRTVLITNGTETLSQALRDELIEKYDCRVVLVCAENQKPISQPRSSEPVFECDLTNRQQVAELASIVKEKLGLIEVVIHLESSVSVGCTPEQIEHFVSQSSYDILGFINILTKFVPVMLSHGGGRIVSIRNKTKNSKALLDSEREYHDLVKNVSLSTQAIAISGPESIKLSTILCDRLHQPQQKQQRENGRLPTGTKQAFNHNVTDRELAQRILKGIESEQSIVQVSTRRSLLELCSSGIAQLATIGLDQFQRRKAPKISIKLQ